The following proteins are encoded in a genomic region of Mycobacterium kiyosense:
- the hbhA gene encoding heparin-binding hemagglutinin: MADNTNIEELKAPLLAALGAADLALATVNDLIANLRDRAEETRTDTRSRVEETRSSLRERAEESRARLSKLQEDLPEQLTELRERFTSEELRKAAEGYLEAATTRYNELVERGEAALERLRSQSAFEDASARAEGYVDQAVELTQEALGTVASQTRAVGERAAKLVGIELPKKAEETAAAAQKTVAKKAAPAKKAAPAKKAPAAKKAPAKKVTQK; this comes from the coding sequence ATGGCTGACAACACCAACATCGAGGAGCTCAAGGCCCCGCTGCTGGCCGCACTGGGCGCCGCCGACCTGGCCCTGGCCACCGTGAACGACCTGATCGCCAACCTGCGCGACCGTGCCGAGGAGACCCGCACCGACACCCGCAGCCGAGTCGAGGAGACGCGCAGCAGCCTGCGTGAGCGTGCCGAGGAGAGCCGTGCCCGGCTGAGCAAGCTGCAGGAGGACCTGCCCGAGCAGCTGACCGAGCTGCGCGAGCGCTTCACCTCCGAGGAGCTGCGCAAGGCGGCCGAGGGCTACCTCGAGGCCGCCACCACCCGCTACAACGAGCTGGTCGAGCGCGGCGAGGCCGCCTTGGAGCGGCTGCGCAGCCAGTCCGCGTTCGAGGACGCGTCGGCGCGTGCCGAGGGCTACGTGGACCAGGCCGTCGAGCTGACCCAGGAGGCGCTGGGCACCGTGGCGTCGCAGACCCGCGCCGTCGGCGAGCGCGCCGCCAAGCTGGTCGGCATCGAGCTGCCCAAGAAGGCCGAGGAGACCGCCGCGGCGGCGCAGAAGACCGTCGCCAAGAAGGCCGCTCCGGCCAAGAAGGCCGCCCCCGCCAAGAAGGCGCCGGCCGCCAAGAAGGCCCCGGCCAAGAAGGTCACCCAGAAGTAG
- a CDS encoding transcriptional regulator has product MSPEEKLGAKVSTKASDVASDIGSFIRSQRELAQVSMRQLAERSGVSNPYLSQVERGLRKPSADVLAQIAKALRVSAQILYVRAGMLEPSETSQVRDAIVTDTAITERQKQVLLDTYASFVQENEADREECPIEPGREA; this is encoded by the coding sequence ATGTCGCCGGAGGAAAAGCTGGGCGCCAAGGTGTCCACAAAAGCCTCTGACGTGGCCTCCGACATCGGCAGCTTCATCCGGTCGCAGCGCGAGCTGGCCCAGGTCTCGATGCGGCAGCTTGCCGAACGGTCCGGTGTCAGCAACCCATACCTGAGCCAGGTGGAGCGGGGACTGCGCAAGCCGTCCGCGGACGTGCTGGCGCAGATCGCGAAGGCGTTGCGGGTGTCCGCGCAGATCCTCTACGTGCGTGCGGGGATGCTCGAGCCCAGCGAGACCAGCCAGGTACGGGACGCCATCGTCACCGACACGGCCATCACCGAGCGTCAAAAGCAGGTTCTGCTGGACACCTACGCATCGTTCGTCCAGGAGAACGAAGCTGACCGTGAGGAGTGTCCCATCGAACCCGGCAGAGAAGCTTGA